In one window of Gemmatimonadota bacterium DNA:
- the ftcD gene encoding glutamate formimidoyltransferase: MTAILECVPNFSEGRDPDVIRQITSRLSAVSGVHLLHVDPGHATNRTVVTLAGPPAAVVEAAFQGIAAARDLIDMSRHSGTHPRMGATDVCPLVPIRGITLEEAAEWSRRLAERVGRELGIPVYLYEAAQSDPARRNLAVIRAGEYEGLAEKMTRPEWRPDFGPTAFHPRAGATVIGARGFLVAYNVNLNTTSTRRANAVAFDVREAGRPQRSGDPLTGPVVMDAQGQPLMVPGSLKAVKAIGWYIPEYGVAQVSMNLTDIGVTPVHVAFDEVCRRAEARGLRVTGSELVGLVPLAAMLEAGRHYLRRQQRSLGVSEPELIRLAVRSLGLEELAPFKPEERIIEYRLREAELRPLARLTIQGFADETASESAAPGGGSVAALLGALGAALGTMVANLSAHKRGWDARWEGFSTWAEAGQQLKDELLRLVDDDTAAFNRVMEALALPKGTAEEKRARKAALADANRGAIEVPLQVMRVSARAFPLLRAMAAEGNPASASDAGVGALAIRAAIRGAGLNVRINLPGLGDPALAATLRQEADALVAAAETEEQVVLALVEAQLKG, encoded by the coding sequence ATGACCGCCATCCTCGAGTGCGTCCCCAACTTCTCCGAGGGACGCGACCCCGACGTCATCCGCCAGATCACCAGCCGCCTCAGCGCCGTGTCAGGCGTCCACCTGCTCCACGTGGACCCGGGCCACGCGACCAACCGCACGGTGGTCACCCTGGCCGGGCCCCCGGCCGCGGTGGTCGAGGCGGCGTTCCAGGGGATCGCCGCCGCGCGGGACCTGATCGACATGTCCCGGCACAGCGGTACCCATCCCCGGATGGGGGCCACCGACGTGTGCCCCCTCGTGCCGATCCGCGGCATCACACTGGAGGAGGCCGCCGAGTGGTCGCGCCGGCTGGCCGAACGGGTGGGACGGGAGCTGGGGATCCCGGTGTACCTGTATGAAGCGGCCCAGTCCGACCCGGCCCGCCGCAATCTCGCCGTGATCCGCGCCGGGGAGTACGAGGGACTGGCCGAGAAGATGACCCGGCCTGAATGGCGCCCGGACTTCGGGCCCACGGCGTTTCACCCGAGGGCCGGCGCCACGGTCATCGGCGCACGCGGCTTCCTCGTGGCCTACAACGTCAACCTCAACACCACCTCAACCCGCCGGGCGAATGCGGTCGCGTTCGATGTCCGGGAGGCCGGCCGCCCGCAGCGCTCGGGCGACCCGCTGACTGGCCCGGTGGTCATGGATGCCCAGGGGCAGCCGCTGATGGTCCCCGGCAGCCTCAAGGCCGTGAAGGCCATCGGCTGGTACATCCCAGAGTACGGCGTGGCGCAGGTGTCCATGAACCTGACGGACATCGGCGTGACGCCGGTCCATGTGGCGTTCGACGAGGTCTGCCGGCGCGCCGAGGCGCGGGGCCTGCGGGTCACCGGGTCCGAACTCGTCGGCCTGGTGCCGCTCGCCGCCATGCTGGAAGCCGGGCGGCACTACCTGCGCCGGCAGCAGCGTTCCCTCGGGGTATCTGAACCCGAGCTGATCCGGCTCGCGGTCCGCTCGCTCGGCCTGGAGGAGCTGGCGCCGTTCAAGCCCGAGGAACGGATCATCGAATACCGCCTGCGGGAGGCCGAGCTGCGGCCGCTGGCGCGGCTCACGATCCAGGGCTTCGCCGACGAGACGGCCAGCGAGAGCGCCGCCCCCGGCGGGGGCTCCGTGGCGGCCCTGCTGGGCGCCCTGGGCGCGGCACTCGGCACCATGGTCGCCAACCTTTCGGCCCACAAGCGGGGCTGGGATGCGCGCTGGGAGGGGTTTTCCACCTGGGCCGAGGCGGGCCAGCAGCTCAAGGACGAGCTGCTGCGTCTGGTGGATGACGACACCGCGGCGTTCAACCGCGTCATGGAAGCGCTCGCGCTGCCCAAGGGGACGGCGGAAGAGAAGCGGGCCCGGAAGGCGGCCCTGGCGGACGCCAACCGGGGTGCCATCGAGGTGCCCCTGCAGGTGATGCGGGTCTCAGCGCGCGCATTTCCGCTGCTCCGCGCGATGGCGGCCGAGGGAAATCCGGCGTCGGCGTCCGATGCGGGGGTCGGAGCGCTCGCCATCCGGGCGGCGATCCGCGGCGCCGGACTCAACGTGCGGATCAACCTCCCCGGCCTGGGGGACCCTGCCCTGGCGGCGACCCTCCGCCAGGAGGCCGATGCGCTCGTGGCGGCGGCGGAAACGGAGGAGCAGGTGGTCCTGGCGCTGGTGGAGGCTCAGCTCAAGGGGTAG
- a CDS encoding imidazolonepropionase, with protein sequence MPVLHEIRSLVTGRHPEGPGRLECIPDAAVAWEGETLRWVGPAGDLPTEWRDAPRWSAGGGVVIPGLVDCHTHLAFGGWRADEFEARILGKSYLEIAAAGGGILSTVAKTRAATTAALLARCRHHLAAMARLGVTTIEAKSGYGLSLEHELRLLELYQAIAADTRQHIVPTLLAAHLVPPEFREDREGYVRLVIDRIIPEAARRGLARFCDVFVEERAFGLPEARRILEAGRSAGLQPKLHADQLSAGGGAELAADVGACSADHLECISETGIHRMRAAGVVAVSLPFASLYLGVVPLPARRLLDAGVPVAVATDFNPGSAPSYHLPMAMTLACTLQRMTPAEVLHGATTVAARAVGLEDRIGTLEAGKSADFAVLDAESVEHWLYHLRDNACTLTVARGEAIWRATP encoded by the coding sequence GTGCCAGTCCTCCACGAGATCCGCAGCCTGGTCACCGGCAGGCACCCCGAGGGCCCGGGGCGGCTCGAGTGCATCCCCGACGCCGCGGTCGCATGGGAGGGGGAGACGCTGCGGTGGGTCGGTCCGGCCGGCGACCTCCCCACCGAGTGGCGGGACGCGCCGCGCTGGTCGGCCGGCGGTGGCGTGGTCATTCCCGGGCTGGTGGACTGTCACACCCACCTGGCCTTCGGCGGATGGCGGGCGGACGAGTTCGAGGCGCGGATCCTCGGGAAGAGCTATCTGGAGATCGCCGCGGCCGGGGGCGGAATCCTGTCCACGGTCGCGAAGACCCGCGCCGCCACCACCGCGGCCCTCCTGGCCCGCTGCCGCCACCACCTCGCCGCGATGGCCCGCCTGGGGGTGACCACCATCGAGGCCAAGAGCGGCTACGGCCTGTCGCTCGAGCACGAGCTGCGCCTGCTGGAGCTCTACCAGGCCATCGCTGCGGACACCCGCCAGCACATCGTCCCCACCCTTCTCGCCGCGCACCTGGTCCCCCCGGAGTTCCGGGAGGATCGCGAGGGATACGTGCGCCTGGTCATCGACCGGATCATCCCCGAGGCGGCACGGCGCGGGCTGGCGCGATTCTGCGATGTCTTCGTGGAGGAGCGCGCCTTCGGGCTGCCAGAGGCGCGCCGCATCCTCGAGGCGGGCCGGAGCGCAGGCCTGCAGCCCAAGCTCCATGCCGATCAGCTGTCCGCGGGCGGTGGGGCCGAGCTCGCGGCCGACGTCGGCGCCTGCTCGGCCGATCACCTCGAGTGCATCTCCGAGACGGGCATCCACCGGATGCGCGCGGCAGGGGTGGTGGCCGTGAGCCTGCCGTTCGCCTCGCTCTACCTCGGCGTGGTGCCCCTGCCAGCCCGGCGCCTCCTCGATGCCGGCGTGCCGGTGGCGGTGGCCACCGACTTCAACCCCGGCTCCGCCCCGTCCTACCATCTTCCGATGGCCATGACCCTGGCCTGCACCCTCCAGCGGATGACTCCCGCCGAGGTGCTGCATGGCGCCACGACCGTGGCGGCGCGGGCGGTGGGACTCGAGGACCGGATCGGGACCCTGGAGGCAGGCAAGTCGGCCGACTTCGCGGTGCTCGACGCCGAAAGCGTCGAGCACTGGCTCTATCACCTCCGGGACAACGCCTGCACCCTCACGGTGGCGCGCGGGGAGGCGATCTGGCGGGCTACCCCTTGA